One window from the genome of Leishmania donovani BPK282A1 complete genome, chromosome 5 encodes:
- a CDS encoding dynein light chain, putative: protein MPLKYLEMSYNADMPKDMIKEAQNLIIEAFETESLENAVATHIKREFVKRYKGVWHCVVGKNFGSFVTHEMKGYIYITWGQISILLWKTLS from the coding sequence ATGCCGCTCAAATACTTGGAGATGTCCTACAATGCGGACATGCCGAAGGACATGATCAAAGAGGCGCAAAATCTTATCATCGAGGCCTTCGAGACGGAGTCCCTCGAGAACGCCGTAGCGACGCACATCAAGCGCGAGTTTGTGAAGAGGTACAAAGGCGTGTGGCACTGCGTCGTAGGCAAGAACTTTGGCTCCTTCGTCACGCACGAAATGAAGGGCTACATCTACATAACATGGGGACAGATTTCGATCCTTCTGTGGAAAACGTTGAGCTAA
- a CDS encoding phosphoprotein phosphatase, putative, giving the protein MDPPSVPPSPQQAPIETPGGHHHAVALRTESSISLDTIQAVTINREKLSEWHHKIRAKLFPMVSGFFVRCRVEDSVDGRALYKVGRIKNLKPDWSVELDLLTTDEIRAGRNNTNYDCISNAKLSAAECNSWLARVSPDLLPDITSTIYRMEERMHMLEAVILAEPAFHSRRRDERRRDEQATSSAPQLPEKYVFSQNVLLCEDDYVSLPQTVTIVDLFQNAVGPKGVAEPDTPRAGCAPNTRSRVGDEAVASHSTMMQLQDMRNYMNSPTQPPVDPTRLIDMIRRAANPSHNSFTYDNLPEFCKLVISVCSMCREVVAKEPLFVHLKSPITVFGDIHGNFADMGYFLEKVIAFDDVMLKYTMQNLLFLGDYVDRGVFSLECVMYLFALKVINPTKVTLLRGNHESPEVNGDMDVYGYSSFKYQCLDKFGRDRGMDVWVAVNEVFQYLPVIADIDKKIFCVHGGLPQYSGGEDKRLEILSDPNFPRIPVVQCADPTNVAQRMMVNDLLWSDPAPPDQQLDRYGFGPNPRGPDIKTFGSRAVDMFCERYNYQYIFRAHQEKADGLRLSDNARVVTIFSTSDYAGHQNGAGCIFVANGKMRMAIKKPQRQEVQRETKGPVSPRTLSKSAPGFVVRMKKPQ; this is encoded by the coding sequence ATGGACCCTCCTTCAGTcccaccgtcgccgcagcaagcGCCGATCGAGACACCtggcggccaccaccacgccgtggcgctgcgcaccgagTCCTCCATCTCGCTGGACACCATTCAGGCAGTCACCATCAACCGTGAGAAACTATCCGAGTGGCACCACAAGATTCGTGCCAAGCTTTTCCCGATGGTGTCCGGCTTCTtcgtgcgctgccgcgtggAGGACTCGGTGGATGGGCGGGCACTGTACAAGGTAGGTCGCATCAAGAACCTGAAGCCGGACTGGTCCGTTGAGCTGGACCTCCTCACCACTGATGAGATCCGCGCTGGCCGGAACAACACCAACTATGACTGCATCAGCAACGCTAAGCTGTCTGCCGCAGAGTGCAACTCGTGGCTCGCTCGCGTGTCGCCAGACTTGCTGCCGGATATCACCTCTACCATCTACCGCATGGAGGAGCGCATGCACATGCTGGAGGCAGTCATCTTAGCCGAGCCGGCCttccacagccgccgccgtgacgaGCGCCGCCGTGATGAGCAggccacctccagcgccccgcagctgccggagAAGTACGTCTTCTCCCAGAATGTTCTGCTATGCGAGGACGACTACGTCAGTCTGCCACAAACGGTCACCATTGTGGATCTCTTCCAGAACGCGGTGGGCCCAAAGGGCGTAGCCGAGCCGGACACCCCACGCGCCGGCTGTGCGCCGAACACGCGCTCCCGCGTCGGTGACGAGGCAGTGGCGAGCCACAGCACAAtgatgcagctgcaggacatGCGCAACTACATGAACTCGCCGACGCAGCCACCAGTGGACCCGACGCGGCTGATCGACATGATCCGTCGTGCCGCCAACCCGTCGCACAACAGCTTTACCTACGACAACCTGCCGGAGTTCTGCAAGCTGGTCATCTCCGTGTGCAGCATGTGCCGTGAGGTGGTGGCGAAGGAGCCGCTGTTCGTGCACCTGAAGTCTCCCATCACCGTCTTCGGCGACATCCACGGCAACTTTGCCGACATGGGTTACTTCCTGGAGAAGGTGATCGCCTTCGACGACGTGATGCTCAAGTACACTATGCAGAATCTCCTGTTCCTCGGCGACTACGTTGACCGCGGCGTCTTTTCCCTGGAGTGCGTTATGTACCTCTTTGCCTTGAAAGTGATCAACCCCACCAaggtgacgctgctgcggggcaACCATGAGTCACCCGAGGTGAACGGGGACATGGATGTGTACGGCTACAGCTCGTTCAAGTACCAGTGCCTCGACAAGTTTGGCCGCGACCGCGGCATGGATGTGTGGGTGGCGGTCAACGAAGTGTTCCAGTACTTACCGGTGATCGCCGATATCGACAAGAAGATCTTCTGCGTTCACGGTGGCTTGCCGCAGTACTCCGGCGGCGAAGACAAGCGCCTCGAGATTCTGTCCGACCCGAACTTTCCGCGGATTCCGGTGGTGCAGTGCGCGGACCCCACCaacgtggcgcagcgcatgatGGTGAATGACCTACTCTGGTCTGACCCTGCGCCGCCCGACCAGCAACTCGACCGCTACGGCTTCGGCCCCAACCCCCGAGGCCCGGATATCAAGACGTTTGGCTCCCGGGCAGTGGACATGTTCTGTGAAAGGTACAACTACCAGTACATTTTTCGCGCGCACCAGGAGAAGGCGGATGGGCTACGGCTCTCCGACAACGCTCGTGTTGTCACCATCTTCTCCACGTCTGACTACGCCGGGCACCAGAACGGTGCGGGCTGCATTTTTGTGGCGAATGGAAAGATGCGCATGGCCATCAagaagccgcagcggcaggaagTGCAGCGAGAAACAAAGGGACCGGTTTCACCGCGCACACTGTCCAAGAGTGCGCCTGGCTTTGTCGTGCGCATGAAAAAGCCGCAGTGA
- a CDS encoding protein kinase, putative → MTSLPFPLIEDIGELYMLDDIYDFLGEGTFASVFKAVSTTNRDVVQENQTVALKMIAKRNLSSDKLVRDVINEVHVLRQTAHPNCVRFIECVQTPVYVVIVTEYIEGVELFQALKDQKFTEAMVLNVMRQLLNALAYLHNTLHIVHRDVKPENVIISTHEAPFRVVLVDFGLARSCERKRPRISRELATHFQRQRPIPVRNMSVESLDCDSPMLATPCGTLKYAAPETVQSITQSAQLSTTKNLLSRLDVYAAGIIMYVMLSGALPFKNFANKASLVMEMRNSLSFEGPRWAGISAEAIDLNKALLNFDAVSRPHAAEALQYPWFKIYGSALRPLSTEEAQSTPGIPLDSSICERGAMTHAFEAMRATEAALYYNEEETASTSAPVTSHSGLRTPNSRCVSVPFGTNTSAFSNSSSTTTAAQTAQSGYFDFA, encoded by the coding sequence ATGacctctcttcccttcccgcTGATCGAGGACATTGGGGAGTTGTACATGCTCGACGACATCTACGATTTTCTCGGCGAAGGCACGTTCGCCTCCGTCTTCAAGGCTGTTAGCACAACGAACCGGGACGTCGTGCAGGAGAATCAGACGGTGGCGCTGAAGATGATCGCCAAGCGCAACCTCTCCAGCGACAAGCTTGTGCGTGATGTCATCAACGAGGTGCACGTGCTTCGCCAGACGGCGCATCCGAACTGTGTGCGCTTTATCGAGTGTGTGCAGACCCCCGTCTACGTCGTCATTGTGACGGAGTATATCGAGGGCGTCGAGCTGTTCCAAGCCCTCAAGGACCAGAAGTTCACGGAGGCGATGGTGCTGAATGTAATGCGGCAGCTGTTGAACGCGCTTGCGTACCTGCACAACACGCTTCACATTGTCCACCGCGACGTCAAGCCTGAGAACGTTATCATCTCAACGCACGAGGCACCGTTTCGAGTCGTCCTCGTCGACTTTGGGCTTGCTCGAAGCTGCGAGCGGAAGCGGCCGCGCATCTCGCGCGAGTTGGCGACGCACTTCCAGCGTCAGAGGCCGATACCAGTACGAAACATGTCGGTCGAGTCGCTGGACTGCGACAGCCCGATGCTGGCGACCCCGTGCGGCACGCTCAAGTATGCTGCCCCGGAGACGGTGCAGTCCATCACGCAGAGTGCCCAGCTGTCCACGACGAAGAATTTGTTGTCTCGTCTCGATGTGtacgccgccggcatcatcaTGTATGTCATGCTAAGCGGCGCGCTTCCCTTCAAGAACTTCGCCAACAAGGCAAGCTTAGTGATGGAAATGCGCAACTCGCTCAGCTTCGAAGGGCCTCGCTGGGCCGGCATCAGTGCCGAGGCGATCGACCTCAACAAAGCACTTCTTAACTTCGACGCCGTCTCGCGACCAcacgcggcagaggcgctgcagtaCCCATGGTTCAAGATCTACGGCAGTGCCTTGCGGCCGCTGTCAACGGAGGAGGCACAGTCGACACCAGGTATCCCGCTGGACTCGAGTATCTGCGAGCGTGGGGCGATGACGCACGCCTTCGAGGCGATGCGCGCCACCGAGGCAGCTCTGTACTACAATGAGGAAGAGACAGCAtcgacgtcggcgccagTGACCAGCCACAGCGGTTTGCGTACGCCGAATAGCCGCTGCGTAAGCGTTCCGTTCGGCACGAATACGTCGGCGTTCTCGAATAGCAGTAGCACCACGACAGCCGCCCAGACAGCACAGTCTGGCTACTTCGACTTTGCGTGA